Below is a window of bacterium DNA.
CCTCCTAAAATCATTCAAAACCTATATGTTATGTTCTGATTCTATCAATAGATTTTCGACGATATTGCTTCCTTCTTCATCCTTTAAATATACTATACATCATAGTCTTAATTTATGCAAGTAATTTTTTTTGCAAAAAAGAAGTAGTTGACAATCTGAAGATTATGTGGTATATTCTAATTAGGACATATGTATTATAATAATTGGAGGTGATGATAATGGCAAAGGAATTAACCGAAAAACAGCAGCAGGTATTAGACTATATCATTGAGAATATTCAAAGATGTGGTTATCCACCTACGGTAAGAGAGATACAGAGTCATTTGGGACTAAAATCTCCCTGTGCACCTTTTGTCCATCTCAAGGCGTTAGAGGAGAAAGGCTACCTCAGAAAAATCCCAACCAAACCCAGAGCTATAGAATTGTTGGTTGAGCATAAAAGACAAAGTTTAGAGGATGAGTATGTGAAGGTTCCAAAACTAGGAAGGATTCAGGCAGGTTTACCGTTACTTGCTTTAGAGAATATTGAAGGTGAGATTATCCTGGGTAAGGATTTAGTCAGGACTAATAAATGTTTTGCTCTCAAGATAGAAGGGGATAGTATGATTGAGGCAGGGATTTTACCAGGGGATTATGTCATTGTCGGGAGACAAAAGATAGCCGATAATGGAGATATAGTTGTGGCACTTATTAGAGGAGAGGATACTACCGTGAAATATTATTATTTTAAAAGCACATCATTGGTGAGATTAGAGCCAGCGAATTCTAAGATGGAACCAATACTGGTATCTGCAGAGGATATAAAGATTGCGGGGAAAGTCATTGGTTTGTATAGAAGATTTTAGAAGAAAGATACTTTTGATATGTATAGGAATTTCCTTTGGGGACGCAAATGAACGCAGATTTACAGGATTTAAATTTTTATTATCCT
It encodes the following:
- the lexA gene encoding transcriptional repressor LexA gives rise to the protein MAKELTEKQQQVLDYIIENIQRCGYPPTVREIQSHLGLKSPCAPFVHLKALEEKGYLRKIPTKPRAIELLVEHKRQSLEDEYVKVPKLGRIQAGLPLLALENIEGEIILGKDLVRTNKCFALKIEGDSMIEAGILPGDYVIVGRQKIADNGDIVVALIRGEDTTVKYYYFKSTSLVRLEPANSKMEPILVSAEDIKIAGKVIGLYRRF